A window of Rhinolophus ferrumequinum isolate MPI-CBG mRhiFer1 chromosome X, mRhiFer1_v1.p, whole genome shotgun sequence contains these coding sequences:
- the EDA gene encoding ectodysplasin-A isoform X6: protein MGYPEVERREPLPAAAPRERGSQSCGCRGAPARAGEGNSCRLFLGFFGLSLALHLLTLCCYLELRSELRRERGAESRLGGPGTPGTPGTSGTLSSPGGLDPDGPITRHFGQPSLQQQPLEPGETTLPPDSQDVHQDQK from the coding sequence ATGGGCTATCCCGAGGTAGAGCGCAGGGAGCCCCTGCCCGCTGCAGCGCCGCGGGAGCGGGGGAGCCAGAGCTGCGGCTGTCGCGGGGCCCCTGCCCGGGCGGGCGAAGGGAACAGCTGCCGGCTCTTCCTGGGATTCTTTGGCCTCTCGCTGGCCCTCCACCTGCTGACGTTGTGCTGCTACCTAGAGTTGCGCTCCGAGTTGCGGCGGGAACGGGGAGCCGAGTCCCGCCTTGGCGGCCCCGGCACCCCGGGCACTCCTGGCACCTCTGGCACCCTGAGCAGCCCCGGTGGCCTGGACCCCGACGGTCCCATCACCCGCCACTTTGGGCAGCCGTCACTTCAGCAGCAGCCGCTAGAACCGGGAGAAACCACACTCCCCCCAGACTCCCAGGACGTGCACCAG